Proteins encoded by one window of Chondromyces crocatus:
- a CDS encoding PEP-utilizing enzyme, with protein METHHDPFPVVWDDPDDAQAFWVVNVVHCPAPMSRLDFDLRMRPMLRGTNRVYEHYGVPIRLAPTLIHGFVYQKLISLEVTADELPAILSRADAAVRHTGTDLEGAWERRWLPEIKSHLAHLSAFDLSGAPLPVLLEHLVDVEQRMERLWQLHTELLTPVLVALNDFDEMYRDLFPEAKPLEVYQLLSGFPNKTVEANLRLWDLGRRAAQTPSLRTLLARDLGGRRTEAPERTTADVLAALSEFPEGRALLQDIEAYVGTYGERNDDLYIDRPTWIEDTTPVLNGLREAVAQADRDLAGELQRQAEQRETRLSEVRSRLASLPRPVVDEFDALLKAAQTATVLSEEHHFWIDCKITYHARRVGLELGRRLAQRGLLERAEDVFQLTLAELVARQHAPLEDAPLKVLVAEREAERARSSGVTPPPFLGVPRPILPMDCAIMRAGFKFNGGPMGPPSAGDLRGMPGSSGTVRGPVRIVRTQRDADSLRPNDILVAPFTLPSWTPYFASVAGVVTNIGGTLCHAAVVAREYGIPAVVGTQTATETLRDGQLVEVDGDAGIVRVLSS; from the coding sequence GTGGAGACCCACCATGATCCGTTTCCGGTGGTGTGGGACGACCCCGATGACGCTCAGGCCTTCTGGGTCGTCAACGTCGTCCACTGCCCTGCGCCGATGAGCCGTCTCGATTTCGACCTGCGCATGCGCCCGATGCTGCGCGGGACCAATCGGGTTTACGAGCACTACGGGGTCCCCATCCGGCTGGCTCCGACGTTGATCCACGGGTTCGTCTACCAGAAGCTCATCAGCCTGGAGGTCACGGCCGATGAGCTCCCTGCCATCCTGAGCCGGGCCGACGCGGCAGTGCGTCACACTGGAACCGATCTCGAGGGCGCCTGGGAGCGCCGCTGGCTGCCGGAGATCAAGTCCCATCTCGCTCACCTCTCGGCATTCGATCTGAGCGGCGCACCGCTGCCTGTGCTCCTCGAGCATCTCGTGGATGTGGAGCAGCGGATGGAGCGCCTCTGGCAGCTGCACACGGAGCTGCTCACGCCGGTGCTCGTCGCGCTGAACGACTTCGACGAGATGTACCGTGACCTCTTTCCGGAGGCGAAGCCGCTCGAGGTGTATCAGCTGCTCTCGGGCTTTCCCAACAAGACCGTCGAGGCAAACCTCCGCCTGTGGGATCTGGGACGACGAGCGGCGCAGACCCCCTCCCTTCGCACTCTCCTCGCGCGGGATCTGGGCGGGAGACGGACGGAGGCCCCCGAGCGCACCACGGCCGACGTGCTCGCCGCACTCTCGGAGTTCCCCGAAGGACGCGCGTTGCTGCAGGACATCGAGGCCTACGTCGGCACGTATGGCGAGCGCAATGATGACCTCTACATCGATCGTCCCACGTGGATCGAGGACACCACACCTGTGCTGAATGGACTGCGTGAGGCTGTCGCGCAGGCCGATCGGGACCTCGCTGGTGAACTCCAGCGCCAGGCGGAGCAGCGAGAGACACGGCTGAGCGAGGTGCGGTCGCGGCTCGCATCCCTCCCTCGTCCGGTGGTGGACGAGTTCGACGCACTCCTGAAAGCGGCCCAGACGGCGACGGTGCTGAGCGAGGAGCACCACTTCTGGATCGACTGCAAGATCACCTACCACGCCAGGCGGGTGGGCCTGGAGCTGGGCAGGCGCCTCGCGCAACGTGGCTTGCTGGAGCGCGCCGAAGACGTGTTCCAGTTGACGCTCGCAGAACTGGTGGCTCGCCAGCATGCCCCGCTCGAAGACGCTCCACTGAAGGTGCTGGTCGCCGAGCGTGAAGCCGAGAGGGCCCGCTCTTCAGGGGTCACGCCTCCTCCCTTTCTCGGCGTTCCACGGCCCATCTTGCCGATGGACTGCGCGATCATGCGCGCAGGATTCAAGTTCAACGGAGGCCCGATGGGGCCCCCCAGTGCGGGCGATCTCCGGGGAATGCCGGGTTCCAGCGGGACGGTGCGCGGCCCTGTACGGATCGTGCGCACCCAGAGGGACGCCGACTCGCTCCGGCCAAACGACATCCTCGTCGCCCCGTTCACGCTGCCTTCCTGGACGCCCTATTTCGCGAGCGTGGCAGGGGTGGTCACCAACATCGGCGGCACCTTGTGCCACGCGGCCGTCGTCGCGCGGGAGTACGGCATTCCCGCCGTCGTCGGCACGCAGACGGCGACCGAGACGCTCCGTGATGGTCAGCTCGTCGAGGTCGACGGAGACGCGGGTATCGTCCGT
- a CDS encoding SPRY domain-containing protein translates to MLVRRTLPFIALSSTLWLLGCGEVRVVDARSGEQDDHVPPSPPSGPCQLTFALPFGGVGRGLEVSNDGRTVSSLSATEMLQGSVGRVGGRWYFEVTVDTLADGVWWAQNIGIGTPDGIRTMGGSSGGLSALLNSGGSLMPGFGSPEPFFGEAFGTGDVIGVAADLDEGRVFFSRNGVWLNAGDPLQGTRGVPIIVLPGVDAYYPAVGVSEGDTLTINLSGDFVHAIPAGYAPFAAGLTGDEDGHCIDVGAGGMPASPAPVQATCSAAYEFTSYAAPQGSGEELHVVGIYEPSTGVGGQVDVHIERSGDMTLALTAYVATSFRVTVAPGANLGRIVLSSYEPSSVDAPLGVTVSSHVFEGNGRYLGGGFEWPSSETSELISAVEEETELKLSSFSGCYAGSQFTLTN, encoded by the coding sequence ATGCTCGTGCGCCGCACCCTGCCGTTCATCGCCCTCTCGTCGACCCTCTGGCTTCTGGGCTGCGGTGAAGTGCGGGTCGTCGACGCCAGGTCCGGTGAGCAGGACGACCACGTCCCCCCGTCGCCCCCCTCTGGCCCCTGCCAGCTGACGTTCGCGTTGCCCTTCGGCGGCGTGGGTAGGGGACTCGAGGTCTCGAACGATGGCCGCACCGTGAGCAGCTTGAGCGCCACCGAGATGCTGCAGGGGAGCGTCGGACGGGTAGGGGGACGGTGGTACTTCGAGGTCACCGTCGACACCTTGGCCGACGGCGTGTGGTGGGCTCAGAACATCGGCATCGGCACGCCCGACGGGATTCGCACGATGGGAGGCAGCAGCGGGGGACTGAGCGCGCTCCTCAACAGCGGGGGGAGCCTGATGCCCGGTTTCGGCTCACCCGAGCCCTTCTTCGGTGAGGCCTTCGGTACGGGAGACGTCATCGGGGTGGCAGCCGATCTGGACGAAGGGCGCGTCTTTTTCAGCAGGAATGGCGTCTGGCTGAACGCAGGCGATCCGCTCCAGGGGACGAGAGGTGTGCCGATCATCGTGCTGCCTGGCGTCGACGCCTACTACCCGGCGGTCGGGGTCTCCGAGGGCGACACGCTGACCATCAACCTGAGCGGCGACTTCGTGCATGCGATACCAGCGGGCTATGCCCCCTTCGCCGCCGGCCTCACCGGCGATGAAGACGGGCACTGCATCGACGTCGGCGCCGGTGGAATGCCAGCATCTCCAGCGCCCGTGCAGGCGACCTGCTCGGCGGCCTACGAGTTCACGAGTTACGCAGCTCCCCAGGGCAGCGGCGAAGAGCTACACGTCGTCGGCATCTACGAGCCTTCCACGGGCGTAGGCGGACAGGTCGACGTCCACATCGAACGCTCGGGAGACATGACGCTGGCCCTCACGGCCTACGTGGCGACATCGTTCCGTGTGACGGTCGCCCCCGGGGCAAACCTCGGGCGCATCGTTCTTTCGAGCTACGAACCCTCCTCCGTCGACGCGCCTCTCGGCGTCACGGTGAGCAGCCATGTCTTCGAGGGCAATGGCCGCTACCTGGGAGGGGGATTCGAATGGCCCTCTTCGGAGACGAGCGAACTGATCTCCGCCGTGGAAGAGGAGACCGAGCTGAAGCTGAGCAGCTTCAGTGGTTGCTATGCGGGAAGCCAATTCACGCTGACCAACTGA
- a CDS encoding N-acyl-D-amino-acid deacylase family protein, with translation MSDGFDWVIENGLFFDGQGAPPAPRHLGIRAGKVAAISEAPLQRGPDTQVLDAAGCWVTPGFIDMHTHYDAEVEIAPSLSESLRHGVTTVVFGSCSLSLAVGTPEDLADQFCRVEAIPYEVVRPLLEERKSWSTVTEYFEHLETLNLGPNVSSFLGHSALRAHVMGIERSLDHETPPTEAELSRMEGILLEALDAGYLGLSVMTLKWDKIGGNRSIRSRPLPSTYASWSEYRRLNRLLRERGRVFQGVPNASTKVNAALFLMESMGIFRKPLKTTIISLMDLRADRLIHRLAGFGAQLANQWFDADFRIQALPEVFDLWADGMDLVVFEEFGAGTAALHLAEEGARSKLLRDPAYRERFRKEWTSRLLPKAFHRDFNHSEILSCPDTSVVGKSFVQIAQEEGRDVVDVFLDLVAEHGAALRWYTVMGNDRQDQLEHIISHPGALIGFSDAGAHLRQMAHYNFPLRMLFRVQEAAREGREVMPIERAIWRLTGELGDWFGIAAGTLAPGRQADVVVLDPAGIDGAVEKVHEEPMEGFSGMVRLVRRNPRAVRAVLVNGNLAVRDGEVLPDVGKRPGFGRLLRAQETRGTRA, from the coding sequence GTGAGCGACGGATTCGACTGGGTCATCGAAAACGGACTGTTCTTCGACGGGCAGGGGGCGCCCCCAGCGCCGCGGCACCTGGGTATCCGCGCGGGGAAGGTGGCCGCGATCAGCGAGGCACCTCTCCAGCGCGGGCCGGACACGCAGGTCCTCGATGCGGCGGGCTGCTGGGTGACGCCGGGCTTCATCGACATGCACACCCACTACGACGCGGAGGTCGAGATTGCCCCATCGCTGTCGGAGTCGCTGCGGCACGGCGTGACGACCGTGGTGTTCGGGAGCTGCAGCCTGAGCCTCGCGGTCGGCACGCCCGAAGACCTCGCCGATCAGTTCTGTCGGGTGGAGGCCATCCCGTACGAGGTGGTGCGTCCGCTGCTGGAGGAGCGGAAGTCCTGGAGCACGGTGACGGAGTACTTCGAGCACCTGGAGACCCTGAACCTCGGCCCGAACGTCAGCTCGTTCCTCGGGCACTCGGCGCTGCGAGCGCACGTGATGGGCATCGAGCGCTCGCTCGATCACGAGACACCGCCCACCGAGGCGGAGCTGTCGCGGATGGAAGGGATCCTCCTCGAAGCCCTCGACGCCGGTTACCTCGGCCTGAGCGTGATGACCCTGAAGTGGGACAAGATCGGTGGAAACCGCTCGATCCGGAGCCGCCCCTTGCCCTCGACGTACGCGAGCTGGTCGGAGTACCGGCGGCTGAACCGCTTGCTGCGCGAGCGGGGGCGCGTGTTCCAGGGCGTGCCCAACGCGTCGACGAAGGTGAATGCAGCGCTGTTCCTGATGGAGAGCATGGGCATCTTCCGCAAGCCACTGAAGACGACGATCATCTCCCTGATGGATCTGCGCGCGGATCGTCTGATCCACCGGCTCGCGGGCTTCGGGGCGCAGCTCGCGAACCAGTGGTTCGACGCCGACTTCCGGATCCAGGCGCTGCCGGAGGTGTTCGACCTCTGGGCCGACGGGATGGACCTGGTGGTCTTCGAGGAGTTCGGCGCGGGGACGGCGGCGCTCCACCTCGCGGAGGAGGGAGCACGCTCGAAGCTCCTTCGCGATCCCGCGTACCGAGAGCGCTTCCGGAAGGAATGGACGTCGCGGCTCCTGCCAAAAGCGTTTCACCGCGACTTCAACCATTCGGAGATCCTGAGCTGTCCCGACACAAGCGTAGTCGGCAAGTCGTTCGTGCAGATCGCGCAAGAAGAGGGGCGCGATGTGGTCGACGTGTTCCTCGATCTGGTGGCGGAGCACGGAGCTGCGCTGCGCTGGTACACCGTGATGGGCAACGATCGGCAGGATCAGCTCGAGCACATCATCAGCCACCCGGGGGCCCTGATCGGCTTCTCGGACGCGGGGGCACACCTGCGGCAGATGGCGCACTACAATTTCCCGCTGCGTATGCTCTTCCGGGTCCAGGAGGCGGCGCGGGAGGGACGAGAGGTCATGCCCATCGAGCGCGCGATCTGGCGCCTCACGGGCGAGCTGGGCGATTGGTTCGGAATCGCGGCGGGGACACTCGCACCGGGGCGGCAGGCCGACGTGGTGGTGCTCGATCCGGCGGGCATCGATGGTGCGGTGGAGAAGGTGCACGAGGAGCCCATGGAGGGCTTCTCCGGCATGGTGCGGCTGGTGCGTCGAAACCCGCGGGCCGTGCGCGCGGTGCTCGTGAACGGGAACCTCGCGGTGCGTGATGGCGAGGTGCTCCCCGATGTCGGCAAGCGCCCGGGCTTCGGGCGGCTGCTGCGCGCGCAGGAAACCCGTGGCACAAGGGCTTGA
- a CDS encoding DUF2169 family type VI secretion system accessory protein, translated as MHVSSAFPLAVASLVWRPRPDALVLTVVCKATYLLRPGTSPVASALEAPQPSNVYTHEGARRSLTTPSDLVPFKRRIDVLLGGNAHAPGGLPVAMLVARVRVGTMNKAISVYGDRYWTAEGTPSIPAPFKAMPLHWERAAGGPRSWNPVGIPPNGPLGGRIRWHPPNLQPVEFVVHRPDQVIPPVGFGPIAPHWPARMGFLGEHASGWTHETWATRPLPTSVDAAYFNAAPLDQQLEQLPPQIELHLENLHPEIPRLSTVIDDMCPLALVKKPGVSPQERQMRCDTLFIDAERGTCSLTWRAGVLLAHAEESVEVAVKPTRHPTTSHVVLSQRAALQQLTPPPVRRVETPAADLEDTMPLVAARANSSRHGNLLPREDETLPLGRDDDDDAETLIPAPASRRPEAQAVSALDDDAETLAPVPLPRPAETMPLQAESPTRPIEEDEGARTLVALPSGARGATLPFHPSTTLDTEDPAGTTQVPARPSLPAALPFRTATTDASDDEAGETLVPARNAQAHIQPLPFQPAPSTQAPPPSAPSSSLFQIASVPQVSPPDPPMPQLGAPISLSHGQPGAAFTLGSSPREPAEPPAERAEPPRSKSQLSLAHYARIKVASWRGDAPLSELLEQHGLDEVAWRMHERQQSESLAAEAREGRCDMALSLLAALEAAQSGVCDSRALAEGWN; from the coding sequence ATGCACGTCTCCTCAGCGTTCCCTCTCGCGGTGGCGTCGCTCGTCTGGCGACCCCGCCCGGACGCTCTCGTGCTCACGGTCGTCTGCAAGGCGACGTACCTGCTCCGCCCAGGCACGTCCCCCGTGGCGTCCGCGTTGGAGGCCCCGCAGCCATCCAACGTCTACACCCACGAGGGCGCACGCCGAAGCCTCACCACCCCCTCGGATCTCGTCCCCTTCAAGCGACGGATCGACGTGCTGCTCGGAGGCAATGCGCACGCTCCAGGGGGGCTGCCCGTGGCCATGCTCGTCGCGCGGGTCCGTGTCGGGACGATGAACAAAGCGATCTCCGTGTACGGAGACAGGTACTGGACGGCCGAAGGGACGCCCTCGATCCCGGCCCCGTTCAAGGCGATGCCGCTGCACTGGGAGCGCGCAGCCGGCGGGCCACGAAGCTGGAACCCCGTTGGCATTCCGCCCAACGGGCCGCTGGGGGGGCGCATCCGCTGGCACCCACCGAACCTGCAACCCGTGGAGTTCGTCGTCCATCGTCCCGACCAGGTGATTCCACCGGTGGGATTCGGCCCGATCGCACCGCACTGGCCCGCACGGATGGGCTTCCTGGGAGAGCACGCGAGCGGGTGGACTCACGAGACCTGGGCCACGCGTCCTCTCCCGACCAGCGTCGACGCCGCCTATTTCAACGCAGCCCCTCTGGATCAGCAGCTGGAGCAGCTCCCTCCCCAGATCGAGCTGCATCTCGAGAATCTGCACCCGGAGATCCCCCGCTTGAGCACGGTGATCGACGACATGTGCCCGCTCGCGCTCGTGAAAAAACCTGGGGTCTCGCCCCAGGAGCGGCAGATGCGGTGCGACACGCTGTTCATCGATGCCGAGCGAGGGACGTGCTCGCTCACCTGGCGAGCCGGGGTGCTGCTCGCTCACGCCGAGGAGTCCGTCGAGGTGGCCGTGAAGCCGACGCGCCACCCCACGACCTCGCACGTCGTTCTCTCCCAGCGTGCCGCCCTCCAGCAGCTCACCCCACCTCCGGTGCGACGGGTCGAGACGCCTGCGGCCGACCTCGAAGACACGATGCCGCTCGTGGCCGCCCGAGCGAACTCCTCGCGGCATGGGAATCTCCTTCCCCGAGAAGACGAGACGCTCCCCCTCGGTCGAGACGACGACGATGACGCCGAGACGCTCATTCCGGCTCCCGCATCCCGACGCCCAGAGGCACAGGCCGTCTCCGCGCTCGACGACGACGCCGAGACACTCGCTCCGGTCCCCCTTCCACGCCCTGCCGAGACGATGCCACTTCAGGCCGAGAGCCCGACCAGACCCATCGAGGAGGACGAGGGAGCGCGGACGCTCGTCGCGCTGCCATCCGGCGCGCGTGGAGCGACCTTGCCGTTTCACCCTTCCACGACGCTCGACACCGAGGATCCTGCGGGGACGACGCAAGTCCCCGCTCGTCCTTCGCTCCCCGCTGCGTTGCCGTTTCGAACGGCGACCACGGACGCGAGCGACGACGAGGCGGGGGAGACGCTCGTCCCTGCGCGGAATGCACAGGCCCACATCCAACCGCTCCCTTTCCAGCCTGCACCATCCACCCAGGCGCCTCCCCCCTCCGCGCCATCTTCGTCCCTCTTCCAGATTGCGTCTGTACCCCAGGTGTCACCTCCAGACCCGCCGATGCCGCAGCTGGGAGCGCCGATCTCCCTCTCGCACGGTCAGCCCGGTGCAGCGTTCACCCTCGGCAGCTCTCCCAGGGAGCCGGCCGAGCCTCCCGCCGAGCGCGCCGAGCCCCCTCGCAGCAAGTCGCAGCTCTCTCTGGCGCACTACGCGCGTATCAAGGTCGCCTCCTGGAGGGGGGACGCGCCGCTCTCGGAGCTCCTCGAACAGCATGGCCTGGACGAAGTCGCGTGGCGCATGCACGAGCGTCAGCAGTCGGAGTCGCTCGCCGCAGAGGCACGCGAGGGGCGCTGCGACATGGCCCTCTCTCTGCTCGCAGCGCTCGAAGCCGCGCAGTCCGGGGTCTGCGACTCCCGCGCACTGGCGGAGGGCTGGAACTGA
- a CDS encoding HEAT repeat domain-containing protein: MSGGGAGRTSALLATARLALEESLMVLADRRGSDAVLEALRDALTQLAEAVGPGGLTPVSPEGIARVAGGVTSAQELLGGEEEVASRLRSAAQWLREASEILRGSPLMQPSSRGAGAVPGIDEFLASVGVPRAHRIDVPAPKVIAREDDPGRPRLAVRGPGGPSGELAQIQTIARDCFEDLASLGSLRKLYPVEPWVDAAPFEQRLLDTLDALVSLELPLDPEAPALDVVESLFAYATEWTVPDFGRTFALAFTLCCLAPEGAMRWVVLALRRSHPRTYPAFVDAFALGSNPAIGRTIVELCVDEDPAIASVALEAMARRGETDMASAVLLSMRPGSGFNSKAIELAARLPAQAANPLLVRFMASPDPVVGVLSAAALASLGEESGPRHLRKRLQEPRGDDPRDQEARRIALETLCLLGDAGDRSLVAVEAAAVPEMMPWLGWHGHPEHAPLLEEALRRAAVSGAYDEAERLVRALERLGGGQVPHPGKLVPSAFEAELTAWSQALVGRTPLGVPRLRFGAPWTPGAILTELEAAETKQGERPVLTRELTLATGRMAHLDVEGWVAAQRRDIAACRELLAHRG; encoded by the coding sequence GTGAGCGGCGGAGGCGCCGGACGCACCTCGGCGCTGCTGGCGACGGCGCGGCTCGCGCTGGAAGAGAGCCTGATGGTCCTCGCCGACCGCCGGGGCTCCGATGCCGTGCTGGAGGCGCTGCGCGATGCGCTCACGCAGCTCGCCGAGGCGGTGGGCCCAGGTGGACTCACCCCGGTCTCGCCGGAGGGGATTGCGCGTGTCGCCGGAGGGGTCACCTCCGCACAGGAGTTGCTCGGCGGTGAGGAGGAGGTTGCCTCGCGCCTCCGGAGCGCCGCGCAATGGCTGAGGGAAGCCAGCGAGATCCTTCGCGGGAGCCCGCTCATGCAGCCATCGAGCCGGGGCGCTGGTGCGGTGCCCGGCATCGATGAGTTCCTCGCCAGCGTGGGTGTCCCGCGCGCTCATCGGATCGACGTCCCCGCGCCCAAGGTGATCGCGCGCGAGGACGATCCCGGGCGTCCACGCCTCGCCGTGCGCGGACCGGGAGGACCGAGCGGAGAGCTGGCGCAGATCCAGACCATCGCGCGCGATTGCTTCGAGGACCTTGCGAGCCTCGGTAGCCTGCGGAAACTGTACCCGGTCGAGCCCTGGGTCGATGCCGCCCCGTTCGAGCAGCGCCTCCTCGATACGCTCGATGCCCTGGTGTCGCTGGAACTTCCGCTCGATCCGGAGGCGCCGGCCCTCGACGTGGTCGAATCGCTGTTCGCCTACGCCACGGAGTGGACGGTGCCCGATTTCGGCCGCACCTTCGCCCTGGCATTCACCCTGTGCTGCCTGGCGCCCGAGGGAGCGATGAGGTGGGTCGTGCTCGCTCTGCGTCGCTCGCACCCGCGCACGTACCCGGCGTTCGTCGACGCTTTCGCCCTCGGCTCGAACCCCGCCATCGGGCGCACCATCGTGGAGCTTTGCGTCGACGAGGATCCGGCGATCGCCTCGGTCGCGCTCGAGGCCATGGCGCGTCGAGGAGAGACGGACATGGCGAGCGCCGTGCTCCTGTCGATGCGGCCGGGTTCGGGGTTCAACAGCAAGGCGATCGAGCTCGCCGCCCGGCTTCCGGCACAAGCCGCGAACCCCTTGCTGGTGCGCTTCATGGCCAGTCCTGACCCCGTCGTCGGCGTCCTCAGCGCCGCCGCGCTGGCGTCGCTCGGCGAGGAGTCGGGTCCGAGGCACCTCCGGAAACGACTCCAGGAGCCCCGAGGTGACGATCCGAGGGATCAGGAGGCGCGCCGGATCGCGCTGGAGACCCTCTGTCTTCTCGGCGATGCGGGGGATCGCAGCCTGGTGGCGGTCGAGGCGGCGGCCGTCCCCGAGATGATGCCCTGGCTGGGCTGGCACGGACATCCGGAGCACGCGCCTTTGCTCGAGGAGGCTCTTCGGCGTGCAGCCGTGTCGGGGGCCTACGACGAGGCCGAGCGGCTCGTGCGCGCACTGGAGCGCCTGGGAGGGGGGCAGGTCCCGCATCCGGGAAAGCTCGTCCCGAGCGCCTTCGAGGCAGAACTCACCGCCTGGAGCCAGGCGCTCGTCGGACGTACGCCTCTCGGCGTTCCCCGGCTGAGGTTCGGGGCGCCATGGACCCCTGGCGCCATCCTCACCGAACTGGAAGCCGCCGAAACGAAGCAGGGCGAGCGACCCGTGCTCACCCGCGAACTCACCCTCGCCACCGGCCGGATGGCCCATCTCGACGTGGAGGGCTGGGTCGCCGCGCAGCGTCGTGACATCGCGGCGTGCCGCGAGCTGCTGGCTCACAGGGGGTGA